AAGACTGATGTCTAACAAGAAATATGGGCGTTGACTGAGCTAGTTGAAAATTGTTGAAGAAGCTCGAGGAGAAATCTGAGAGGTTTGGAAACAGAAGAAGACTAGTGAAGTGTGATTAGTGGATTCCTTTGCTTATTGATTTGTTAATTCTTTAAAGATTTCTTTGCGTTTTAGAACCAAATTTTCTCATTCCATAAGGTAGTCTTGGAGATTCACACTCGTGTTTTTCAGGGATTCTATGAGTTTCACAATGGTCTTTATCACAATAAGGACAGTGATATGTGTTGATTAGATTTAGTTTTTTCTTACATCCCTTGAAATTGCAAACACTTTCCCTTTTGATGAGAGATGCCTTTAATGATTTCTCTGCTAGCTTTTTCTCCCTTATCCTTTTCGTTCTGATATCATACCACCA
The Bacteroidota bacterium DNA segment above includes these coding regions:
- a CDS encoding AN1-type zinc finger domain-containing protein, which codes for MRLSDWWYDIRTKRIREKKLAEKSLKASLIKRESVCNFKGCKKKLNLINTYHCPYCDKDHCETHRIPEKHECESPRLPYGMRKFGSKTQRNL